The genomic stretch GTCCTCTTTGGTTTGTTCAATGTAATACAAGCCATTTTCAAGGAGATGAAATACACCGTCACCATATTTAAACGGCTTGGCTAAATGTCCTTTGGGTAGATTGGTCTTTTCAGGTAAAGCCTCTATAGCTTCCTCAATAAACGCCAGCACCTCACTTACACTTTCATCCTGGCTTAATTCAATCTGGAACTGATTTACACCGATTCTTAAATACTGGCATAGCAGCCTAACTGCCGTGTTCTGCTCCAGCTCTTTAAATGGCTCAAGGTGCATTTGCTCAATTCGGACAGGTAGATATAACTTTGTATAGCCTGCCTGTGATAGCTGATTAATAACGAACTTTATTTGCTCAAAATCATACGGTTTGAGTTCTGTTTTATGGCTGCTGCATAGGGTAGGCAGTAGCACCAATGCAACGGCGTAGCCAGTCTGTGCGACCTTAAAGAAAGCCTCTAGGCTGTATGTGATAATGACAGGCTGGGCATGGTCAAAATCGCCATACCTTGCAAAGCCTCTAGCCAATCCATCAGGCATGACAGCCACACGCTGCCCATCTTGCATGACTGCACATTGAACAAGCTCCATTTGCCCATCATAGACAGGCAGAATCAAAGGCTGTGCATAGGTAACGCCGTTTATATCCACATTGCCATCATCGACATAGATCGGCTGCTCAGGACTGCCAAAACGCTGTATTACTGGATGTGATGAATAAGCATCATTAAACGATACAAGCTGTGTGCATTCGTTTAAAATGTCATTGGGTGTTATTAGTTCTTTGGGGTGGTCATAATCAAGCATTGTGGCTACCCCCTTTCATTTTCTCCCATTCTGCACTCAGTCGTTTCTCGCCTTGTGCCAATTTCTGTATGTTGTCGTAGCTTAATTGCTCAAGTACACCAAAGCACCGTGTTATTGATTGAAAATAGACTTCTTCCAGTCCTGTGAGTTTTGGCAGTAGGGTTATTTCATTTTGCAGAACTTGCAGCATATAGCCGATGGATTCACTGCGCTCTAGCATTTCGCTATACACGTCCGCCATATCGCCTGCATCATAAGTTTTAGGTGTATTTTTAGAATTGATTTGATTAGGCATGAGAATGCGCTCCTTGTAGTTTTGGAGCTTTACCATTCACGACCAAGTGAGGGTGGCAAAGCTGAAAAGGGTTGGTCGACAGGTCTACAAGGTTCCCTGCACACTCGAAAGTGTCCCTCTCCAGCTTCACCATAACATGCGAACGCATAGAGATATTACGCACAAAAAAAGTCCTTGCGGACTGTGCGCCTCGTAGAATATAGCCGACCAAAGCTAACTTTGAGATTTTGCTCAAAGCCCGATTAATATAACCATACTTGGGCATGTTAGCAATATCGAATAATTTGTTTTTCATGCTTCTGCTCCTTTCAAGTAAGCATCAATAAGCTGCTGTAAGCTCTCCCCATGCAGCACCACAACGCCAGTGGCTTGAGGGTTTTGCATAAGTTGCTTCATACCGTCATCAATGGCCTGAACTCCACCGCCTATGGTGATTAGTTCGATAAAACTACAAGCCTCATTGTTTACGATTAAATCCGCCTCAATATCTGCCTCGGTGTTAGTGCGATATGAAGCCAGTACAATATCTTTCATGCCTTCACCTCACTGCACACGATTGATATGAATATCTGAATTAATCAAAACGCCGTCATTTGATAATCCGACTTGCTGGCGGTTATCCATCATCTGCAATAAACGCTGTTCTGCTTCTTCAAACGAAATGCCGAAATGCTTTGCAATGTCCTCTAACTGGTACATAGGTTCGCCGTCATCCGTGTAACCGCTTGGCGGTGGCAATAGGTTTAATTCCTTCGCCTTTTGGTGCATCTCTGCTTTGATATGCTCAGGCGTGTGGTGCATTGTTAGCATGAGTGCCTGCTCAGTGATGGGGTGGTGTTCCCCATACTGCTCAAGCATTGCTTTGTAATGGTCAAAGGCTTTGAAAAATTCAGGGTTTACATGTTTATTCATGGCCTACCCCCTCAAAAGTTAGCTGTAAATTAGCTTTGCATGTTTCAATGCGGACGGCGTTTAAATGCTTTTCATGTTTACGGCGGTGCATACCCAGGCTATGAAATGTACCTTTATCCTTAGATACTTTTTCCTGCATACATAGGCGGTTTAATTCTTCATAAGCGGTCTGACGTGCTACATAACTCCCAGTTTTGCGGATGCTTGGCAGTACCTCAGCAAATACCCAGTTTTGGAAATTCAACGCTTCTTTTTTATTAGATCGAAAAATAATGCGATAAAGGTTAGGCTCATTAATGAACTTGAGCTTTTGAGTACCGCCATTTGTCAGGATGTGGCAATCTGCCATACCCTTTGAATCTAATTCACGTAATAAGCGTGATGTTCTGCTCACTGATAGGACGCTACATACGTCAGTCAAACAAAATAAAGGCTCGTTGGTATTGCTCAAGACAACACGAACGCCGTGTTCATTGAAATTAAAAATAGATGGGTTCATGCTGCCACCTGCTTAATTAGTTCATAACGAGCATGTGAACCGATGCCTGAATAATTGCGCTCACGATGGGTCACAATGTCATAACCTGCACACCGTAAACGCTGAATGATTGCGCTCAATCGGTAGCAGTTGAAAAGGTCGATAGCCTCAGCCTGTGAAATGGTTTTGCCTTGCTTGAGATAAGTCAGGACTTGTTTTAATTGGGTGCTATTCATGTTCTTATGCTCCCATCGTTGCAATGGTGGCTTGTTCTTCAATCCATGCCTGCACCTCAGACATACGCCATACAGTGACGTTGCCACTAATCTTCAAAGGCTGTGGAAATTTCCCCTGCTTGACCCAAGTCCATATTGTTTTTTCACTGACTGGGAGCAATCCGACACGCTCAGGCTTGGCATTAACTTTGCGTTTCATGCCTGCATTTTCGCCTGTCTTTACTGTGTAGATTTTTTCGGGGGTAGATGGTGCGCTCGCTAATTGTTTAATACGAGCATATTGTTCTGTGTATAGCATATTGCACCCTTGCAATTCATAAAGCGTTATTGCTTGGGTGCAAGTATGAAATTGATTTTTTTTACTTTGTTCTAGTTAGATTCTGCCACTACCTAGTTAGAATTTATTTTGTATTTTCATGAGCTAACTTTAGCCAATCACCTACAACATCCTTACTCAATGGTGTTCCTAGTCGGTCAAGCACACCCATTATTTCCTTATTGGAATTTCCATAAGGTTGAGTAATATCCAATCCGTTCAATTCACACAAGGCACTAATTATTTTTGAAGCATTGTTAGCCGTTCTGGGGTGTAAAATATCAATCTCTTTTACAGGTTTTTCTTTTTGAAATAACTTTTTGATTAGCAAATCAATATCAGCTTTCAAAAACCCTTGCTGGAAAATTTCATCTGTATAAAAACTGCCAAATATGTCTTTTTCTTTTTTATCAGCCTTCCAATAAAACAAGTTATCACTAATAAAAAATCTGCTTTCAGTTGGTATACAACTATCGTAAAAACCATCTCGGTAGTTTTTTATTTCTGCTTGAATAAGCCCTTTGATACTAAGCGAACTATCTAAAAAATCATAAATACCACTTTTCACGGAAAATATATTTTCTTCATGAAATACTAATCCGACATTATCTTCATCTAACAATAGTATGCAGGAGGCTTTCTTAATTTTAATTAACCTATCTATAGAATCTTTTTTACTTAATAATTCTTTGTATTCTTCTTTTTCTTTGACTAGCTCATAGCACTTTCTGAGTGTATCTAATTTCAGCAT from Acinetobacter lwoffii encodes the following:
- a CDS encoding BRO-N domain-containing protein, with product MNPSIFNFNEHGVRVVLSNTNEPLFCLTDVCSVLSVSRTSRLLRELDSKGMADCHILTNGGTQKLKFINEPNLYRIIFRSNKKEALNFQNWVFAEVLPSIRKTGSYVARQTAYEELNRLCMQEKVSKDKGTFHSLGMHRRKHEKHLNAVRIETCKANLQLTFEGVGHE
- a CDS encoding helix-turn-helix transcriptional regulator, whose product is MLYTEQYARIKQLASAPSTPEKIYTVKTGENAGMKRKVNAKPERVGLLPVSEKTIWTWVKQGKFPQPLKISGNVTVWRMSEVQAWIEEQATIATMGA
- a CDS encoding helix-turn-helix domain-containing protein, with amino-acid sequence MNSTQLKQVLTYLKQGKTISQAEAIDLFNCYRLSAIIQRLRCAGYDIVTHRERNYSGIGSHARYELIKQVAA